The window AGGATCACGCCTTCCTGATCGCGCAGGGCGATATCGGTGCCGGGCTCCAGCCCTTCGGCGAATTTCTCGGACACATCCAGATTGATCGGCATTGGCCAGAGGCTGCCATCGGCAAGGCGCATCTCGTTTACGACGCCGTCGTAATCTTTCTCGGTCAGGAAACCTTTCAGCGGATTGAATCCGCCATTCATCAGCAGTTCCAGATCGCAGATCTGGCGGGGTGTCAGGTCCCAGCTAAGCATTGCGCCTGCTTCGTCCTTGAGGGCGGCGGCGGCATCGGCAGAGACATAAAGTTCGGGAATCGCGGTCTGATTGGCTACGGTCATCTATTGGCTCGGATAAACTCGGGGAACAAATTCGCGCTGAAAGCGGCGCGGGCTTGCGCCGGCCATAGCCCTGTCCGGCGCGACAATCAACCGACACGCGCGTGAATTCGCCGATCGTTGCTGCAACGCAGCAATTCCGTCGGCGCATGGCAGAGGGCCATCTGCTGACGATCGACGCTGCCCTCCGCCTCACCCTCGGCGATCGGTCGCGGCCAGGGCAGGTCATCCAGTTCCCTCTGTGTCATGCGGTGAAATTCGGGTTGATCCAGCGCGTCACGGATCGGCGAGGGCGGGGCCAGTCTTTGCAGGATGTGGCGAATGAAATGTCTCATAAGCTAAATATGAGAGATCCCATATCCGATTAAAATTGAGATTTGGCGATCATCACTTTAGTTTACCTAAAATGAACGCATTGAATCGCATCTCTCTGTCCGGCCTGCGCGCCATCGAGGCCGCTGCCCGTCTCGGCACACTGAACGCGGCCGCCGATGAACTGGGCGTCACAGCCGGCGCGCTCAGCCAGCGCATCGCCCGGACCGAGGCGCAATTGGGCCAGCCGGTCTTTGATCGGTCGGGCCAGAGCCTGCGCCCCACCGAACTGGGCCGCGACATCGCCGCGCGGCTGACACGCGGCATGTCGGAACTGTCGGCCGCCGTAGCACTGGCAGATCCGACGGCGGATACGACGCTGACCATCTCGGTGGCGCCGCTGTTCGCCAGCCGCTGGCTGGTCTGGCGGTTGCCGCGTTTCTCTCAGGCCCATCCCGGCATTCGTGTCCGCATCGAACCGGCAAGCCGCATGGTGAGCCCGGGCATCGACGGGATTGATATCGGATTGCGCATTGGCCAAGGCAATTGGCCTGGCCTGCGGCTGGACCGGCTGATGCCGCAACGGTTTTTCCCCGTCTGCGCACCGGCGCTGGCCGATCGGTTGCACCATGCGGATGACCTGCGCAATATCCCGGTAATCCGCGAAAACGCCCGGTTACAGGGCTGGCAGGAATGGTTGTCACCTCATCGCATGCAGCCGGACGATCTGCCCGATGGCCCGGAACTGGCGGATGGCGGGCTGTGCCTCAACGCGGCGATCTCGGGCCAGGGTGTGTTCATGGCCTGGGCGGTGCTGGCCGCCGATGCCTTGACCGAAGGTACGCTGATCCGGCCCTTGCCGGGTGAGGCCACGAATAGCGAATATTACTGGCTGGCCACAGCGCCTGAATCGCATCGCAAGCCTGCCATTGGATGGTTTCGCACATGGCTGCGACAAGAACTGGCCGCTTCGCTGGGCAAAGGAGACGATGGCTGATCAGTCGCCCAGCAGGACCGGCGTGGGATCATTCTCGGCGAACCGCCGCAGCACCGCAGGATAAAGCCGGTGCTCTTGTACCAGCACACGCGCGGCCAGCGTATCAGACGTATCATTGGGCAGGACCGGCACACGTGCCTGTCCCAGAACCGGGCCGGCATCCAGATCGGCGGTCACCTGATGCACACTCGCGCCAGCCTGCGCATCGCCCGCCTCGATGGCGCGGCGATGGGTGTGCAGCCCCGGATATTTTGGCAAGAGTGAGGGATGAATATTCAGAATTCGGCCCTCAAAACGCCGCACGAAATCCGATGTCAGGATACGCATGAAACCGGCAAGGCAGATGATATCGGGCCCAGCCTCCAGCAGCGGCGGCAGCAGCGCCGCCTCGAAATCGGCGCGGCTGGCGAAATCGCGATGATCGACCGAAAACACCGGAACGCCACGCGCTGACGCCTTTGCCAATCCGCCGGCGGTGGGATCGTTCGAACCGACCAGAACGGGCCGCGCCGGGTGATCGCCAGTCATGCTGTCCAGCAGGCGCAGCATGTTCGAGCCGCCGCCAGAGATCAGAATGGCGACGCGCTTCACTGCAGCTTGCCGGTGTAACGCACGCCCTGTCCCGCCACGACGCGGCCAAGGCGGTGCACCTTCTCACCTTGCGCTGCCAGCAAATCGCTCAGCGCGTCTGCGCGATCTTCGGCCACGGACAGGACCATGCCAATGCCGCTGTTGAATGTTTTCAGCATTTCGGCCTCGGCGATGCCGCCCGCCTGTTGCAGCCAGGCAAAAACCGGCGGCAGGGACCATGCGGACAGGTCGACCTCGGCACCCAGATCCTTGGGCAGGACACGCGGCAGGTTCTCGGTGATGCCACCGCCGGTGATATGCGCCGCCGCGTGAACGCCGCCCTCGCGGATCGCGGCCAGCACTGACGAGACATAAAGCCGTGTCGGCACCAACAGCGCCTGCCCAAGCGTGCCATCGCCAAAGGGCGACGGCGCATCCCAGCCCAGCCCGGCGGCCTCGGCCACGCGGCGCACCAGCGAAAATCCGTTGGAATGCACCCCGTCCGAGGCTAGCCCCAGCAGTACATCGCCCTCGGCCACATTTGCAGGCAGCGCGGCACCGCGTTCCAGCGCGCCGACCGCGAAACCGGCCAGATCGAAATCGCCCTTGGCATACATGCCCGGCATTTCGGCCGTCTCGCCCCCGATCAGTGCACAGCCAGAGCCAGAGCAACCCTTTGCAATCCCCTCGATCACCCGCGCCCCCTCATCGACCGACAGCTTGCCTGTGGCGAAATAGTCCAGGAAAAACAGCGGCTCGGCCCCTTGGCAGACCAGATCGTTGACACACATTGCCACCAGATCAACGCCGACGCCGTCCAGATGGCCCGTGTCGATGGCGATGCGCAGCTTGGTGCCCACCCCATCGGTCGCAGCCACCAGCACCGGATCGTCGTAACCCGCCGCGCGCAGATCAAACAGCGCACCAAAGCCGCCCAGCCCATCGACCACGCCAGCCCTCTGAGTGGCAGCGGCGGCGGGCTTGATGCGATCAACCAGCGCGTTCCCGGCGTCAATATCGACGCCCGCCTCTGCATAGGTCAGACCATTGGGTTTATCGCTCATCTCGCCGCCCTTTCGTGGTTGGCGTCCCAATAACTGAACCCAAGGCTTGGGGCAACGGATGATCCCGCGCGATCCATTCTGTTGTTGTCTGCAGCGCCCGATGATAGGTCTGCGCGAGTGGCAGCGTGTAAAGACTGTCCGCATATCAGGATGATCCTCATGTTAAAAAGCGCGCTTTTGATCCTGGCGTCCATGTCGCCTTGCTTGCCTGCATCTGCCGAGGAATGGTCAGATTTGCCCGCTGAAATAGAGCTGATCAGTCCTGTTCTGCAATCAGTGCAGATGGGAGTGGTTGTCCCCCGCGCCATCCACGCCCAGACCTATCAGGACGGCGAGTTCAGCGTGGTCGATATATCAAGACGCGTTCATCTGGTAGGCCCGGAGGGACTTGAACCCCCAACCAAGGCGTTATGAGCGCCCTGCTCTGACCAATTGAGCTACAGGCCCCCAATGATCGCGATCTGACTAGGGCCTGCGGCTTGCCGGGTCAAGGCAGGCCGCAGGCTGCTTGGTTGCGGCCGTGTTATTCGGCCTCGATGAAGGCGCGGATACGTTCGCCGGCCTGCGCGATGCCCAGCACGCCATCCAGATGGCCGCGCGTGCCCTGCAGTTCGACGATCTCGACCGGCGTGCCGTCGGATTTGATGATCGCGCCGGTTTCGCGCACCGCGTCGCCCGGAAAGACCAGATCCTCATCGGTGTGGATTAGCATGACCGGCACGTCGATATCCAGAAGGCCCTGATACAGGTTTTCGCCCGCGCCACCGGCCACGAACAGCTGGTTGGCCTTGACCAGATAGAGAAAATGGTTGGCATCGGACAACCCGGCACGCGCGGCGCCCGCAGCGTTCAGCGCGTCCACGACAGCGAACTCGTTGTCCCAGCCAGCAGCCGGATCGGCGCCATCCTCGGCCCAGTTTCGCCCGAAGGTTCCATTGGACCATTCCGCCGAATTCGCGTGCAGAGTCAGCGTTTTCAGCGCATCGGCCAAGCCCGCATTCGGCGGCTCGCCATCATAATAATCGCCGCCGTTCCAATTTGGATCCAGCCGGATGGGCGAGGCCCAGATATCCAGCCAGGCGATCAGATCAGCATCGGCCCAACCCGAGGCGATCACCGGCACGACGCGATCTAGCAGATCGGGATAGCGCGCGGCCCATTCATAGCTCTGGATGCCCCCCATTGAGGCCCCCATCACCGCGTGCCATTTCGGAATCTCAAGCTGATCCATCAGCCCCTTTTGCGTTTCAACGAAATCGCCCATGGTCAGGATCGGGAAGTCCATGCCCCATGGCTGGTCCGTCGCGGGGTTGATGCTGGCCGGTCCGGTGGTGATGACATTGGGATCATTGGCACCCAGATTGACGGGGCTGTCCACCGACACGACGAACCATTTGTCGGTGTCGATCGGCTTGCCCGAACCAATGATCGCATCCCAATAGCCAGGCGCGGCATCGCCCTCGGCATATTTTCCGGCGGCGTGGCTGCTGCCGCTGAAATAATGCGGAATCAGGATCGCATTGTCGCGCGCTTCGTTCAGCGTGCCATAGGTTTCATAGCCCAAGCGCATCTCGGGGATCGTCTCACCCCCATCGGTGACGAACTCGGTCAGCGTGAATTCCTGCTTTTCGACCAATGGCTCATATGCGGCGGCGGGCATGGCGATCACCACACCCATAACGATTAATTTTATCATCTAAATCCTCCCGTACGTGTGTATCCGACGGATGGAACAGGCTGAGGAAGGATTCGTCCAGCCTTGGTGACCGACCCGGCTTGAAGTGCCGCCACGTATAAACCGATCGACGTCGAAGATGCGCCATCGCGCGCACCGGTCAGGTGGTCACCGTCGCGTGCGCCTGCGCACATACAGTTCCAGCCTGTGATGCACGATCTCATAGCCCATTTCGGCGGCGACCTCGGCCTGCAATCGTTCGATGCGGTCATTGGTGAATTCGATCACTTGCCCCGTCTCGACATCGATCATGTGGTCATGGTGCTGCTGGTCGGCGGGCTCCCACCGTGCGGGTTCGCCCTGAAATTCCAGTTTATCAATCACGCCCTGCGCCTGCAGTGTGGTCAGCGTGCGATAGACCGTTGCCAGCGAGACGCCTGCGCCTGCGGCCTCGGCCCGGCGGTGCAACTCGGCTGCGTCAGGGTGGTCGTCGCAAGCTGCCAGCACTGCCAGCAAGGCCGCGCGCTGGCGCGTGATGCGAACGCCGGCCTCTCGCAGCGCGTCTTCCAACTGTGTGGCACGGTCATTGGACATGTCACCTTTTTGCCCGAGAACACCGCCAGTTGCAACTGAGTCGCAACTATTGACAGTTGCGAACGATTCGCAGATACCCTGATCATCATGATGCAATCTCTCGCCCGGCCCCCGTTACGTCTTGCTGCGCTGGCAGTGCTAACGCTGCTGACTGCCCTGCCCGTTCAGGCACAGGATCAAGCCCAGGATCAGCGGCTGAAGGTATCGACAAGTTTCACCATTATCGCCGACATGGCCCGCAACGTCGCAGGCGACGTGGCAGATGTAGAGGCGATCACCCGCCCCGGCGCGGATATCCACAATTACCAGCCCACGGCGGGAGATATGATCCGGGCCTCGGATGCCGGGCTGATCCTGGTCAACGGCATGAACCTTGAGGCCTGGTTTCAGCAATTCATCGACAAGCTGGGCGATATCCCCGTGGCGGTCGTCAGCGACGGGGTCGAGCCGATCGCCATCAGCGGCGGCAGCTATGACGGCAAGCCCAACCCCCATGCCTGGATGGCGCTGGATAGTGCGCTGATCTATGTCGATAATATTGTCGCGGCACTGTCTACCGCCGACCCCGACAATGCCGCGACCTACCGTGCCAATGGTGACAGCTACAAGCAGCAGATCAGCGAAGCCATCGCCCCCCTGCGCGACGCCGCCAAGAACCTGCCCGACAACCACCGCTGGCTGGTGACCTCAGAGGGCGCCTTTTCCTACCTCGCCCGCGACTTCGGCCTGTCCGAGTTGTTCCTCTGGCCGATCAACGCCGATGGGCAGGGCACACCCCAACAGGTGCGCCGGGTGATCGACACAGTACGCGACCAGGCAATCCCGGTGATCTTTTCGGAATCCACCGTCTCGGATCGCCCGGCCCGTGCTGTCGCAGGTGAAACCGGCGCACGCTATGGTGGCCAACTCTACGTCGACAGCCTGTCCGAGGCAGACGGGCCGGTGCCCACCTATCTAGAGCTATTGCGCACC is drawn from Paracoccus tegillarcae and contains these coding sequences:
- a CDS encoding LysR substrate-binding domain-containing protein, translated to MNRISLSGLRAIEAAARLGTLNAAADELGVTAGALSQRIARTEAQLGQPVFDRSGQSLRPTELGRDIAARLTRGMSELSAAVALADPTADTTLTISVAPLFASRWLVWRLPRFSQAHPGIRVRIEPASRMVSPGIDGIDIGLRIGQGNWPGLRLDRLMPQRFFPVCAPALADRLHHADDLRNIPVIRENARLQGWQEWLSPHRMQPDDLPDGPELADGGLCLNAAISGQGVFMAWAVLAADALTEGTLIRPLPGEATNSEYYWLATAPESHRKPAIGWFRTWLRQELAASLGKGDDG
- a CDS encoding metal ABC transporter substrate-binding protein — translated: MMQSLARPPLRLAALAVLTLLTALPVQAQDQAQDQRLKVSTSFTIIADMARNVAGDVADVEAITRPGADIHNYQPTAGDMIRASDAGLILVNGMNLEAWFQQFIDKLGDIPVAVVSDGVEPIAISGGSYDGKPNPHAWMALDSALIYVDNIVAALSTADPDNAATYRANGDSYKQQISEAIAPLRDAAKNLPDNHRWLVTSEGAFSYLARDFGLSELFLWPINADGQGTPQQVRRVIDTVRDQAIPVIFSESTVSDRPARAVAGETGARYGGQLYVDSLSEADGPVPTYLELLRTTSDIILSELQK
- a CDS encoding Fur family transcriptional regulator gives rise to the protein MSNDRATQLEDALREAGVRITRQRAALLAVLAACDDHPDAAELHRRAEAAGAGVSLATVYRTLTTLQAQGVIDKLEFQGEPARWEPADQQHHDHMIDVETGQVIEFTNDRIERLQAEVAAEMGYEIVHHRLELYVRRRTRR
- the purM gene encoding phosphoribosylformylglycinamidine cyclo-ligase, which translates into the protein MSDKPNGLTYAEAGVDIDAGNALVDRIKPAAAATQRAGVVDGLGGFGALFDLRAAGYDDPVLVAATDGVGTKLRIAIDTGHLDGVGVDLVAMCVNDLVCQGAEPLFFLDYFATGKLSVDEGARVIEGIAKGCSGSGCALIGGETAEMPGMYAKGDFDLAGFAVGALERGAALPANVAEGDVLLGLASDGVHSNGFSLVRRVAEAAGLGWDAPSPFGDGTLGQALLVPTRLYVSSVLAAIREGGVHAAAHITGGGITENLPRVLPKDLGAEVDLSAWSLPPVFAWLQQAGGIAEAEMLKTFNSGIGMVLSVAEDRADALSDLLAAQGEKVHRLGRVVAGQGVRYTGKLQ
- a CDS encoding E22 family MetX-like putative esterase, with protein sequence MIKLIVMGVVIAMPAAAYEPLVEKQEFTLTEFVTDGGETIPEMRLGYETYGTLNEARDNAILIPHYFSGSSHAAGKYAEGDAAPGYWDAIIGSGKPIDTDKWFVVSVDSPVNLGANDPNVITTGPASINPATDQPWGMDFPILTMGDFVETQKGLMDQLEIPKWHAVMGASMGGIQSYEWAARYPDLLDRVVPVIASGWADADLIAWLDIWASPIRLDPNWNGGDYYDGEPPNAGLADALKTLTLHANSAEWSNGTFGRNWAEDGADPAAGWDNEFAVVDALNAAGAARAGLSDANHFLYLVKANQLFVAGGAGENLYQGLLDIDVPVMLIHTDEDLVFPGDAVRETGAIIKSDGTPVEIVELQGTRGHLDGVLGIAQAGERIRAFIEAE
- the purN gene encoding phosphoribosylglycinamide formyltransferase, yielding MKRVAILISGGGSNMLRLLDSMTGDHPARPVLVGSNDPTAGGLAKASARGVPVFSVDHRDFASRADFEAALLPPLLEAGPDIICLAGFMRILTSDFVRRFEGRILNIHPSLLPKYPGLHTHRRAIEAGDAQAGASVHQVTADLDAGPVLGQARVPVLPNDTSDTLAARVLVQEHRLYPAVLRRFAENDPTPVLLGD